The sequence below is a genomic window from Nitrospirota bacterium.
ACAACCCCCTTATCCCCCTTTACTAAGGGGGAATTGCAACACGCCCCCTGCTCCCTCTCTTTTGACAGAAAAATTATTTATATGGTAAAGTTGAGTAAATGATTCAAACAAAAAAGGAGGTATAAAAATGAGACAAACCGTGCTAAAAAATACTGTTGATGTACTCCATAAAATAAAGATTATGGAAAAAGAAATTATGAACTTAAAACTATATGTTTTCAAAAAACTTGCTCCTTCGGGTAAAAAGGTAGCCCAACCCAACGGTAAAAAATGTTCCCTCGCAGGAATCATTGACATCGCAAAAGATTGTCGCGACACCGACCTTTCCGTTCATCATGACAAATACCTGTACGGCGAGGCGCTTGATTGAGAGTCTTCATTGATACAGGCGCTTTCTGCGCCCTCGCCATTCCCAAAGACCAGCATAATAAAACAGCAAAAGCCATTTATGAACATTTCAGATACCATCCTTACGCTCATTCTGTAAAATTCTTAATCAAAGATTAATTTACAAAAATCTCCCCCCTCTTTGCTAAAGAAGGGTATTTACTCACAAATAATTTTGAGGAACAACCCCCTGTATCCCTGCCTACCGGCAGGCAGGCCCCTTTACTAAGGGGGAATTACAAAAAACAAAAAAAGCTGAACTTACCTATTGTTCTCTCTTAGGCAGCTCAGCCATGCCGGTTCTCCGGTATCTGGTGCTTTCCGCCTCCCGATTACTCGGAATTTGGCTTTATCTGGAAAGTAATTATACAATTTTACTTTCACATAAATTTACAATTTCAGTCAAGAAATTTAATAAATCTTATAGTTCCTATAAGATTTATTTATAGTTGGATTGAGGCAAGGAAGGCGAGAGCTGTCACACGTTAAGGTCTTTTACTTCTTCCTGTGCGATTCAAAGAGTATTTCTTCAACCATCTGGCAGAGCACATGTCCGAGGGTTATATGAACCTCCTGAATTCTCGGTGTGTTTGTAGAGGGGACAATGAAGGCATAATCAGCCTTTGACGCAAGCTTCTCTCCCTTGGCGCCGGTTAGAGCTATTATCTTTAATTTTTTCTTTTTTGCCGCTTCAACAGCCTTAAGCACATTAGGTGAATTTCCGCTTGTGCTTATGGCAACAAGCACATCGCCCTCCTGCGCAAGCGCCTTGACCTGCCGGGCAAAAACTTCTGAAAAATCGTAATCATTTGCAATGGCGGTCATAACAGACATATCCGTATTAAGCGCCAGGGCAGGGAGCCCGGGACGCTCTCTCTTAAACCTGTTGACAAATTCAGCCGCAATGTGGGAGGCATCTGTGGCGCTTCCGCCGTTGCCGAAAAGCATCAGTTTGCCACCTCTGTCAAATGTATCTGCAAGAAGCTTTGACACCTCAACAATTGCATCAACGTTTTCTTTTATAAACTGTCCTTTGACAGATATGCTTTCTTCAAAGATTGATAAAATCTTATTCTTCATAATCAAAAAACCTCAGATTTAATTTCAATAACATTTGACGGAAGACCCTCAGCGCCCTTGACAGCCGTAACCTTGTAATAATATTTTTTTGCAGGCTCTATGCCTCTGTCGGTAAATACAGGCGTAGCCGACTCTCCGGCAATGCTGAAATCATCACGTCCGCCGAGTGACCTGTAAATCCTGTAACTATCCGCACCGGGAACTTCATCCCATGTAATTACAACGCTTTTATGCGTATAAACAGCAGTAAGCCCCGAAGGAGATTTTGGCGCGGCCGCCTTGCTTTTTTCAGACGCAGGCTTTTCACCAGGCACAACGATAATATCAGAATCCCTGCTCATCCTGTTATTTTTGTCCATGACAATAACTTTATATGCATATGTCTGCGCCTTTAATGCGCCT
It includes:
- a CDS encoding D-sedoheptulose 7-phosphate isomerase — encoded protein: MKNKILSIFEESISVKGQFIKENVDAIVEVSKLLADTFDRGGKLMLFGNGGSATDASHIAAEFVNRFKRERPGLPALALNTDMSVMTAIANDYDFSEVFARQVKALAQEGDVLVAISTSGNSPNVLKAVEAAKKKKLKIIALTGAKGEKLASKADYAFIVPSTNTPRIQEVHITLGHVLCQMVEEILFESHRKK
- a CDS encoding fibronectin type III domain-containing protein, producing the protein MADPAPLDLYKKDVPVARNLKALKDQSGINLTWELPDDREFSRKAIKGFVVFRADVPKDVTIEKCECEYRSVDFIVIGKGNTFKFSDKGALKAQTYAYKVIVMDKNNRMSRDSDIIVVPGEKPASEKSKAAAPKSPSGLTAVYTHKSVVITWDEVPGADSYRIYRSLGGRDDFSIAGESATPVFTDRGIEPAKKYYYKVTAVKGAEGLPSNVIEIKSEVF